ACAGCATCTAAGTAAATATGCAGTTTTGCAATATAGCAAAACGTTTAGTGATGTGCCGGCTACGCATTGGGCTGCAAGGACGCTGCAAATACTGGCGGCTAAGCACGTTGTGAACGGTGTGAGTGATAACTTGTTCCAGCCTGCAGGAGAAACGACACGAGCGGAATTTGTAGCACTCTTAGTTCGCGCCTTGAACCTTGAAGCAGCTGAAGATGTGAAGGCATTCAAGGATGTGAAATCAGATGCTTGGTATGCAGGAAGTGTGCAAGCAGCTGTAAAGGCGGGCATTGTTACTGGTGTTAGTGTTGATCGCTTTGCGCCGAATGCTCCGATCTCGCGCGCGGAGATGGCTGTGCTTATTGCCAGAGCGCTTGGATTAAAGGATGATGCGAGCGTAAAGGTCGATTTTGCTGATTCGAAGGATATCCCTTTATGGGCAATTTCTTCAGTGGCAGAACTGAAGAAAATGGGCCTCATTCAAGGCAACGGGCACAATAGGTTCAACCCGCAAGCCAATGCAACAAGAGCAGAAGCGGCCAAGCTGATTCTGGGTACCATTAATCAACTGAAATAAGCATGAAGGAAGGGGCTCTAGGGCTTAAATCGCCTTAGGGTCCTTTTCCTTTCAGTGGGATCAGATTAATAGAGCATGGCATGTTCTATATTTATATTGTACAGTTGGAATAGTTTAACAACTAAATGGAGTGTGACGATGGATGTTTTGGACAGAGGAAAAGCTAGAAGCGAGAGTTAAAGAGCTAGCGTCATGGCGTTATCGGGAGGCGCAGCGTATCGAGGTGTTTCGTGCGCTTGTCGATGAGGAAGGCGAAGTCGGGGTTCGTCCTCCGGAGGGGGGCCAGTGGCGTGACATGAAACAGGGCGACCGCTGGGAAGGAAGAGATCTTTATCTCTGGCTCGATGCCAACGTATCTATTCCAGCAGAGTGGACTAACCGCCGGGTTGTCGGCTTATTTGATTTCGGGCTTACTGGCGCAGGTAACAACTCAGGCTTTGAATCTTTACTCTATTTGAATGGTGTGCCTTACCAAGGCGTGGATTCAAACCATAAAGAGGTGTTTCTGCCTGAAGGTGCAGCGGGAACGACTGTCCGGGTCCAGTTCCGATTGTGGTCAGGACTCGAAGGGGGAGGCGAGCCTCAGCAGCAGGAGCATCGGCTTCACCGCGCTGAAATCGTGTGGCTAGACGAAGCAACGGATCGCTTCTATTATATGTCCAAAGCTGTGCTACAGACGATAAAGGTACTAAGCTCTGGCATCGCTGAGCGGACAGATCTATTAACGGCGCTTGATCGTTCCTTCCTCAGCATCGACTGGTCCCGACCAGGCTCGGAGCGCTTTTACGAGTCGATTAGTGCAGCAGAGGACGAGCTACGTCAGGCGATTGAGGCAATACCTCGCAACAACTCATCAGTGACGGTGCGATGCATTGGGCATACACATATTGATGTTGCATGGCTATGGCGGCTAAAGCATACGCGGGAAAAGTCGGCTCGCTCGTTCAGTACGGTACTAAGACTAATGGAGCTTTTTCCCGAATATGTGTTTCTCCAGACGCAGCCACAGCTCTATGAATATTTGAAAAATGATTATCCAGACATCTATGCTGCGCTGAAGGAACGGGTGAAGGAAGGTCGCTGGGAAGCGGCCGGAGGCATGTGGCTAGAGGCGGATTGCAATCTGACAAGCGGAGAATCTATTGTTCGCCAGTTACTATATGGTACAAAGTTTCTTCGGGAGGAATTCGGCACAGAATGTACCTATTTGTGGCTGCCTGACGTATTTGGTTACAGCTGGGCGTTGCCGCAAATTCTGCGGAAAAGTGGCATTAGCACCTTTATGACGACCAAGATCAGCTGGAACCAATATAACCGGATGCCGCATGACACGTTCCAATGGCGTGGTATTGATGGCAGCAAGGTGTTAACGCATTTCATCACGACACCTGAAGACAGTGATAATTGGTGGTATACGTATAATGGAGATATCACCGCTTCAAGCGTGCAAGGCATTTGGGATAAATATCGAGACAAAGAGGTTAATCGCGAGCTGCTCCTCTCCTATGGCTACGGGGATGGCGGGGGAGGTGTTAACCGCGAGCACTTAGAAATGCGTAGACAGCTAGCTAATATGCCTGGCTTGCCGAAGGTGGAGACAGGACGCGCGGATGAATACTTCGCTAAGCTACAGCAAACGGTTGAACAATCCGATCGTTATGTACATACGTGGGATGGTGAGCTTTATCTCGAATATCATCGCGGAACGTATACGAGTCAGGCGTATAACAAACGAATGAACCGCAAGCTGGAGCTGCTCTCACGTGATGCGGAGTGGCTGCAGGTTTGTCGTGCTGCGCTGAGTGGCGATTGGTCGAACTATCCGCAGGAACAGCTCGATGAAAGCTGGAAAATCATTTTGCGTAACCAGTTTCATGACATTATTCCAGGTTCGTCGATTCCTGAGGTTTATCATGACTCCAGAGAAGAATATGAGCAAGCGAAGGATACGCTAGAAGATTGCCGCGTACAGGCGATAACTGCACTTTCTGATAAGGGGACTGTAGGAGACGATGAATATGTCATCTGGAATGCCTCCTCCTGGTCTTACAATGGTTTAGTCGCCGTGGAGAACTGCGCGAAGGATACAGCTTGGCGAGATGCCGAGGGGCGTTTGCTAGTGTCCGAATTTGATGGTGAGCGCCATTGGGTAAAGGTACAGGATGTACCTGCATTAGGCTTCGTTACACTCCGTCGTGAAGATTCGCTGGAAGCGGAGACGAAGGGAGTATCACCATTTTCCATACGTGATCGCGCAATCGACACCCCTTTCTATGAACTGGAATGGAATGAAAAGGGTCAATTGACACGTCTATACGATCGCGCTGCAGGACGAGAGGTGCTTGCTCCCGGTAATCGTGCGAACGTACTTCAGGTATTCGAGGACAAGCCGAAGATGTTTGAAGCTTGGGATATTGATATTTACTATGGCGAGAAAATGCAGGAGATCGATGGGCTCGTTTCCAGTCAGGTTGAGGTGGGGCTGCTGCGTACTGTCGTCACATTCGTCTGGTCCTATATGGATTCTTCTATTCGTCAGCGGATGATTGTCTATGCGGACAACCGCCGGATCGACTTCGAGACAGAGGTAGATTGGCAGGAGCGTCAGCAGTTACTCAAGGTAGCTTTCCCAGTCGATATTCGAACGACAGAAGCGACCTATGATATTCAGTTTGGCAACGTTAAACGACCTACACATTGGAATACAAGCTGGGATTACGCGCGCTTCGAGACGGTCGGGCACCAATGGGTGGATCTGTCGGAGCATGGCTATGGCGTAAGTCTACTGAATGATTGTAAATATGGTCATGACATCAAGGATGGGGTCATTCGATTAACGTTGATCAAGTCAGCAACCTATCCTGATCCGGGAGCTGACCAGGGTGAGCATCTGTTCACCTATGCGCTCTATCCGCATGAAGGGGATTGGAGAGAGGGCCATACCGCACAGGCGGCATGGCAGCTGAATCAGCCTGTATATGCAACTGCTGGTCGCGCCCCGACACCAAAGTTCTCGTTGCTACGGCTTGTACAAGGAGATGCGATGATCGATGCTGTTAAACGTGCAGAGGATGGCATGGGGTTAATTGTCCGATTGCACGAGTACAAGGGCGGAAGAAGCCAGATTGCGCTCGCAAGCGATGTGCCGATTCAGTCTTGGCAAGAAACAGATTTACTGGAGCGGCCTTTGGAAACTGCTGCTCAGTCTGGTCCAATCATCTTAGATCTCTCGCCTTATGAAATTAAAACGATACGGATTTCGCTCAGATAAACGTATTAATTCTAGAATTGGATGAGGCCGCAACGTGAGTTGCCTGGAGAAAAGCAGAACAATCGCGTGGTCTCGTTATGGGAAGTTCAATAGCAATATTCGGATAATAAAAATACCGACCAACCTCACGGAAGTTTTTTCGTTGGGTTGGTCGGTTATTTTTGTATGTATTTAACCGTTTTACGATAGCCCAATATAGGTTCATCGGGCGGATGTCCAAGCGAGATTGTAGCAGCCTGCATTAACTAACTAGCAAATTAAATAAGGAGGTTGCACACTATGGGATGCAATAGTTCCTCGTCTGCATTAAGCTGTTGCCCAGATAAAGAGTACGTGCAAGATAAGGTTTGTAGCCCTTGGAGTGGAACAGGTGCTGTTGCTGCTGTTGATGTCATTGTATACAGCAATAATATTACACAGAATATCGTAGGTACCGGTTATTTGCAGTATGACACTGGTGTTGGCAACATTACCCTAGAGGTTCTGGACAGCGCAGGGGCAGTTATCGGTACTGCGATCACACTAACACCAGGAACAAGTGTAGCTTTTACTTATCGTAGGTTCAGCGCTATCCAAGTTGTCATTCCTGCAGCAGCGACAGGAACATTTCAGGGAGAATTCTGCATAACTACTCGTTATCCTATGTAATTACTACAGAATTAAGGAGGTTTACGATGAGCGCATGTACATGTACATCTACTCTAAGCTGTTGTGGCAATAAAACGATTGTTCAAGATAAAGTGTGTATTAACTGGGCGGTCGTTGCAGGCGGTACACCAACTGTTTATTCGGATAACATTTCCCAAATCATAAGTGCATCTGGGTACGTTAAACTAGAAACCGGAGCAGGACCGCTGACAGTTACCTTTTTAGAAAATGCTGCAACAGTTAAGACGATTACAATTCCAACGGGGGGAAGCTCCACATTTACGATTTCCAAATTTGATACCATTACATTATCTTCAGCTGCTGACACACAAGGAGAATTTTGCATAACCGTTCGATATACCCTGTAAATAACCTTAATGAATTGACATACTTGCCCACCGACCATGAGAGTTAATAAATAAATTATTCGCCCGGGAGCTGATTTGCTCTCGGGTTATTTTTGCTCTCTTCATCTTACGGATTTTAGAGGTTAATTTTCGATAAAATTCGCTATTTTATGTTAAGATTGTTATTACTAGATTATGGATAGATTTATAGGAGGATTGGGGATGAAGGAAAAAATTCAGAACGTTTTTTTGAACAGTTGGATTCGCGTGGCTACTATAGCGCTTTTTATAACGTTAATAGGTTGGTCGGCGGCGAGTGCTGATTCAACAATCCAAACAACAACCACTTTGACTGGAGCTGCCCAATCTACCTACGGGGACTCCGTTACAATCAATGCAGTTGTCTCTGATGATACGGAGAACACATACAATGTGCCTGAGGGGATTGTCGACTTCTATGCTGGGAACGATCTCGTGGGTTCAACGGAACTATTCGAGAACCTCCCGGTCATTAAAGAAAGGCCAAGTAAGAGTGCCCCACAGATCCCGGATGCTAAGCTTACATGTGGCTCTGAATGTCCTACGATAGAATGGGGAGGACTCACCTATTGGGCGTATTCATACTCCATCAATAATGAATTTACACTGCTAGTTGCTGTGGATGCCCACAATAACATTGTGAAGAAATGGGAAAAAGTAGATTCTAAGCCCGTGCGGTATGTTAACCAAATAGAACTCGATCCGGCTAATCGTACTGTCACCTTTACGGGGCAAGGTGGAACTTTCACCCTGTCATGGGCTTTTTTGAGTCATGCAAATGCCCAAGCATCCATCACGCTCCCGGAGCTACCTAAAGGCGTGTATGATCTCAAAGCGGTCTATCGGGCAGGAGAGGGATCTCCACATAGCGGCAGTACCTCAACTGGGATTATACATACGGTGGGGGGATTAAATTCACAAACCAACCTGAGTTCAAACTCCGTGACTGTGGAGTACGGGGAAGAGGTGATCTTCACTGCGAATGTGGCAGGCTCAGTTACTGGACAGCCTAAACCTACAGGTACGGTGACCTTTATGGACGGAGCGGACATACTGGATACCGTTACACTAGGTGGAAATGGTATAGCGAAGCTGGCTAAAAGTGACCTCCCGCTAGGTACACATCTTATTACGGCGGTTTATAGCGGTGACGATAAAATTTACAATACTAGCAATTCCAGTAGTCTTACGCAATATGTGGTGGCTATTAAGACTAAGGCAACACTGACTTACACGCCAGCAGCTCCGAAATACGGGGACAAGCTTACGCTGCAAGCGAAAGTTGCTAATCAGTCGAACAATCAACATTTGCCTAATGGAGGCAAGGTGATCTTCCTGGATGGAAGCACAGAGCTAGGCGACGCGACTGTGTTGAACGGTGAAGCATCCTTAGAAATCTCGACTTTGGGAGCAGGAGAGCATAGCCTACATGTAATCTACAACGCACAGCCGGGCGATTTATTTCACAGTAACAGTACCTCTGTAGACTACGAAGTGACGGTTGGCAAAGCTAGTAGTCATTCAAATCTCAGCTCGGACTCCGCGACTGTGGAGTACGGGGAAGAGGTGACCTTCACTGCGAATGTGGCAGGCTCAGTTACTGGACAGCCTAAACCTACAGGTACGGTGACCTTTATGGACGGAGCGGACATACTGGATACCGTTACACTAGGTGGAAATGGTATAGCGAAGCTGGCTAAAAGTGACCTCCCGCTAGGTACACATCTTATTACGGCGGTTTATAGCGGTGACGATAAAATTTACAATACTAGCAATTCCAGTAGTCTTACGCAATATGTGGTGGCTATTAAGACTAAGGCAACACTGACTTACACGCCAGCAGCTCCGAAATACGGGGACAAGCTTACGCTGCAAGCGAAAGTTGCTAATCAGTCGAACAATCAGCATTTGCCTAATGGAGGCAAGGTGATCTTCCTGAATAGAAGCACGGAGCTAGGAGAAGCGACTATATTGAACGGTGAAGCTTCCTTAGAAATCTCGACACTAGGAGCAGGAGAGCATAGCCTACATGTAATCTACAACGCACAGCCGGGCGATTTATTTCACAGTAACAGTACCTCTGTAGACTACGAAGTGACGGTTGGCAAAGCTAGTAGTCATTCAAATCTCAGCTCGGACTCCGCGACTGTGGAGTACGGGGAAGAGGTGACCTTCACTGCAAACGTGACGGACTCCGTTGCTGGACAGTCTAAACCAACAGGAACGGTGACCTTTAAGAACGGAACGGACATACTGGGTACCGCTACGCTGGATGTAGATGGTAAGGCGAAGCTCGTTAACAGCGACCTACCGTTAGGCACACATCTTATTACGGCGTTCTATAACGGAGATGATAATTACAACACAAGCAATTCCAGTAGTCTGACACAAGCTGTGGAGGCTATTAAGACTAAGGCAACGCTGACTTACTCGCCAGCAGCTCCGAAATACGGCGACAAGCTTAAGCTGATAGCGAAAGTTGCTAATCAGTCGAACAATCAACATTTGCCTGACGGAGGCAAGGTCGTCTTTATGGATGGGAGCACGGAGCTGGGCGGAGCGACTGTATTGAACGGTGAAGCATTCTTAGAAACCTCGACACTGGAGGTAGGAGAGCATAAGCTGCGGGTGATATACAATGCGGAGCCCGGCGATTCGATTCATAGTAATAGTACCTCAGTGGACTACGAAGTGACGATCGTCAATGACAGTAGTAACTCAAATGTCAGTCCGCCAACAACGAGCATCCCACCGGTAGCCAGCGATAACATTGTAGGCTCTGATGGTAAAGCTAATGCTGACCTGTTGATTGCGGCCCTGAAGGCAAATCCGAATGCAATTATCCATACAGCGTCGGAAACCGTCTACTTGCCCGCCAATGCCCTATCCTCTAGTCATGCGTTATCAATCTACAACGATACCGGTGTATCCATCACACTGCCCCTGTCCACGCTGAAGCTGGAAGAACTCACTCAAGCACTCGGGGTTGATGTGAAGGATTTGGTCATCCGTGTGGAAATGAAAAAGCAGACGGGAGAAGCGGCTTCGACTGTATCGAATGCAATAAGCGACATTGGCGCCAATCAGCTTGCTGATGCCATCGACTTTCGCGTTGTGGCAACAGCTGGTGATAAAGAGATTGTCATCAGTAACTTTGGTCAGCTTATATCCCGTACGATCCCTCTGTCATCAGAGGTCACGGCAATGGCAACTGCTGTTCTCTACGATCCGGTTGAGGATAAGCTTAGCTTCGTGCCGAGCACCTTTACAGTGAAAGATAATATTACAACTGTCACGCTAAAGCGAGACGGGACCTCTATTTACACGGTCATCCAGAGAAAGCCAACGGAATTTAACGATATGCAGCAACACTGGGCTAAAAATGATGTTGCGACGCTATCCTCGAAGCTAATTGTCGAAGGTACAGAAAATAACCTTTTTGAGCCGAGCCGTCAGATTACACGTGCCGAGTTCGCGGCTTTAATTATCCGTTCACTGGGCATTCAGCCGATATCGTCTCCTACGAATACGTTCAATGACGTGCTGTCGTCCAAATGGTATTCGGGAACAATAGCTGCGATTACGAAAACAGGTCTAATGCAAGGGGACGAGAAAGGAAACTTTAAACCAGATTCTCCGATTACCCGCAAGGAGATGGTCGCAATTGTCGTTCGCGCAATGGGGTATGCTGGTAAATCGATTAAGCTATCGACCGCTGCGGAAGCAGATGCGGCACTGGCAGGATTTACAGACCGTGCAGATCTTCAATGGGCAAAGGTCGAGTTCGCTTCGGCGGTCAAAGCCGGTCTGATTCAAGGTCAAACTGCGACGAAGCTGGAGGGCAACGCCATTGCCAGCCGTGCTGAAGCCGCAGCGCTGATTGCCCGCTATCTAATTAACGCCGGTCTAATAAACTAAACAAAAATAAGCCCTCTTCTAAACCGTGATTGTACGGGGAGAAGAGGGTTTTTGGTGTCTGTCGATGATTCTATGGTTCTAATTTTACAAATTGTTGACCATCCCAGCTTCCTTAAAGATAGACATCTATCATTCGTCATCGCAGCAATCTTCTATTAATCTAAAAGAAGTAGTCACGCAATATTTACCTTCAATATAGGTGTGGTCGCCTTCCTTGGCGGAAACCTGAATGGTTTTAACATTGTGACCTGTAAAAGTGCTGGTATTACCCGGATACACTTGTAGGCTTAGTTGTTCATTACCTGTAATTTTTACTTCGAGAAAGCTTGTACTGGAGGGACTATTGAAGATAGAGATTTGAGCGAGGTCAACACAGATACTTTCCCCAGCTCTCCATATTTCTTGAGACTTTGTTTGGTGACCTTGAATGAGAAAGTTACCACAGCACTCTTTATCCCACAATTTGCACACGCTCGAAAGGGGGGGATCTGGGGGATCTATGGGTACTGGAGTAGGTAACTTTGGAGGAATTGATGGGATAGGCTTAGGAGTAGGAGGTATGCTTGGAGAAAAAGGTTGTGTATGGGGGCGAAGATAGCAGCGTGAAGAGAAGGGCTTGAGAGTTGACCTTCCCCTTTTACACGTCACTTTTCGTATAGGCTTATCATCACATTTATGATTATAGGAAATTCGGATTTTTAAGCGACGGTTTCCTTTTTGTTTTTTTCGATTTTTCGAAGGGCCGTTTAGGAGTAGGGCAGTTATTAAGCCAGCAATGGCTTCTTTTGAAGAATAAATTCTCCTTTTCAGCGGAAACCCCTTCTTTCGTTAATACGAATAAGAAAGCTATCCTGTATTAAATGTAAGGAAGGGGCAAAGGGTTATTTTTTTTAGGCTTTTTCATAGAAACCATGTTATATGCCTAGTGGGGAATCTGGTTCTAACTGACTTGTATAATAGAAACGGTGGCCGCAGCTGTTCCTGCTCCAAGCGTAACTGTAGCAACTAAAGAAGCATTGGCTGTGACTCGTATTGTATCTCCTGCAGTAATATTGATAATGATTTGATTGAAAACCATCCCGATTCCAATAGCGGCATTTACCTGTGTCCCTGGTACAGCTGTCGCATTTCGAAATAATTGAAACGAGGTTAGAAGTGTAAGCGTTGGATACAAGGAATAAGTGATGTGATATCTGCCTGCGGTGTTAATCGTAAACGTATCGGCTGTTGGATTATTAACTGTAATACCAGCAGACAAATTCTGAGCATTGGGAAAGGGTATATTAACCGTAGGATTTAAAAGCGTGATTGCAAGTGTCGCTCCGTTAGTATTAACTGCTGCTCCAGCTTGCAATGATGGCCCCGTTGGCCCGGTGGGACCCGTTATACCAGTAACTCCGGTTGCCCCAATGGCACCAGTGGCCCCAATGGCCCCAGTCGGTCCAATGGCCCCAGTCGGTCCAATGGCCCCAGTCGGTCCAATGGCACCAGTGGCCCCAATGGCCCCAGTCGGTCCAATGGCCCCAGTCGGTCCAATGGCCCCAGTCGGTCCAATGGCACCAGTCGCCCCAACGGCTCCAGTCACCCCGGTCGCACCAGTCGGCCCAATAGCGCCAGTAACTCCCGTCGCGCCAGTCGGTCCAACGGCTCCAGTCACCCCGGTCGCACCGGTCTCTCCAGTAGGTCCAGTATGTCCAGTAGGTCCAGTAGGCCCAGTAGGTCCAGTAGGTCCAGTAACACCAGTAGCGCCAGTAGCACCAGTAGCACCAGTAGCGCCAGTAGCGCCAGTAGCGCCAGTAGCACCAGTAGCACCAGTAGCGCCAGTAGCACCAGTAGCACCAGTCAGACCAGTAGCCCCAGTCACTCCGGTCGTTCCAGTGGGTCCAGTCACTCCAGTAGCGCCAGTCGGCCCAGTAGCCCCAGTCGGCCCAGTAGCCCCAGTCGGCCCAGTAGCCCCAGTAGCCCCAGTAGCCCCAGTAGCCCCAGTAGCCCCAGTAGCCCCAGTAGCCCCAGTAGCCCCAGTAGCCCCAGTAGCCCCAGTAGCCCCAGTAGCCCCAGTAGCCCCAGTAACCCCAGTAACCCCAGTAACCCCAGTAACCCCAGTAACCCCAGTAGCCCCGGTAGGTCCGGTAGCTCCGGTCTCCCCGGTAGCTCCGGTAGCTCCAGTCGCACCAGTCGCACCAGTCGCACCGGTCGCACCAGTCGCACCAGTCGCACCGGTCGCACCAGTCGCTCCGGTCGCACCGGTCGCACCAGTCGCACCGGTCGCACCAGTCGCACCGGTCGCTCCAGTCGCACCGGTCGCACCAGTCGCACCGGTCGCACCAGTCGCACCGGTCGCTCCAGTCGCACCGGTCGCTCCAGTCGCTCCAGTCACTCCAGTAGCCCCAGTCGGCCCAGTAGCCCCAGTCGGCCCAGTAGTCCCAGTCGGACCAGTAGCGCCAGTAGCGCCAGTATCCCCAGTCACTCCGGTCGCGCCAGTAGCCCCAGTCGGACCAGTAGCACCAGTAGCACCAGTCAGACCAGTAACACCAGTAGCCCCAGTCGGACCAGTAGCGCCAGTCGGCCCAGTAGCGCCAGTAGCCCCGGTAGCCCCAGTCACGCATTTACTGGATATACCATCACAGCATAAAGAGCCACAGGAATTACAATTGGAGCCACAGCCGACACTACTGACACCAGAACATGAGTTGACGCCTGAAATAGGATTGGAATTATCATTTGCATCGCCGCAATAGGCTTGCATGACGCGTCTCCCCCTCCACAGTCACTCGTCCACTCTTCGTTAATGTCTATCACTAGTCCTATTTTATGAATGCGTATCTTCTATTGATTGCACGCTAGCCTTTTCGAATCGCCCTTGTCAGGTACAGTGTCAATAAACAAAGGTAAATGCTGTATAATGTCGAAATTGTTAATAAAACACAATTGGGGGTT
This portion of the Cohnella abietis genome encodes:
- a CDS encoding BclA C-terminal domain-containing protein, giving the protein MQAYCGDANDNSNPISGVNSCSGVSSVGCGSNCNSCGSLCCDGISSKCVTGATGATGATGPTGATGPTGATGVTGLTGATGATGPTGATGATGVTGDTGATGATGPTGTTGPTGATGPTGATGVTGATGATGATGATGATGATGATGATGATGATGATGATGATGATGATGATGATGATGATGATGATGATGATGATGATGETGATGPTGATGVTGVTGVTGVTGVTGATGATGATGATGATGATGATGATGATGATGATGATGATGPTGATGPTGATGPTGATGVTGPTGTTGVTGATGLTGATGATGATGATGATGATGATGATGATGATGATGVTGPTGPTGPTGPTGHTGPTGETGATGVTGAVGPTGATGVTGAIGPTGATGVTGAVGATGAIGPTGAIGPTGAIGPTGAIGATGAIGPTGAIGPTGAIGPTGAIGATGAIGATGVTGITGPTGPTGPSLQAGAAVNTNGATLAITLLNPTVNIPFPNAQNLSAGITVNNPTADTFTINTAGRYHITYSLYPTLTLLTSFQLFRNATAVPGTQVNAAIGIGMVFNQIIINITAGDTIRVTANASLVATVTLGAGTAAATVSIIQVS
- a CDS encoding Ig-like domain repeat protein, encoding MKEKIQNVFLNSWIRVATIALFITLIGWSAASADSTIQTTTTLTGAAQSTYGDSVTINAVVSDDTENTYNVPEGIVDFYAGNDLVGSTELFENLPVIKERPSKSAPQIPDAKLTCGSECPTIEWGGLTYWAYSYSINNEFTLLVAVDAHNNIVKKWEKVDSKPVRYVNQIELDPANRTVTFTGQGGTFTLSWAFLSHANAQASITLPELPKGVYDLKAVYRAGEGSPHSGSTSTGIIHTVGGLNSQTNLSSNSVTVEYGEEVIFTANVAGSVTGQPKPTGTVTFMDGADILDTVTLGGNGIAKLAKSDLPLGTHLITAVYSGDDKIYNTSNSSSLTQYVVAIKTKATLTYTPAAPKYGDKLTLQAKVANQSNNQHLPNGGKVIFLDGSTELGDATVLNGEASLEISTLGAGEHSLHVIYNAQPGDLFHSNSTSVDYEVTVGKASSHSNLSSDSATVEYGEEVTFTANVAGSVTGQPKPTGTVTFMDGADILDTVTLGGNGIAKLAKSDLPLGTHLITAVYSGDDKIYNTSNSSSLTQYVVAIKTKATLTYTPAAPKYGDKLTLQAKVANQSNNQHLPNGGKVIFLNRSTELGEATILNGEASLEISTLGAGEHSLHVIYNAQPGDLFHSNSTSVDYEVTVGKASSHSNLSSDSATVEYGEEVTFTANVTDSVAGQSKPTGTVTFKNGTDILGTATLDVDGKAKLVNSDLPLGTHLITAFYNGDDNYNTSNSSSLTQAVEAIKTKATLTYSPAAPKYGDKLKLIAKVANQSNNQHLPDGGKVVFMDGSTELGGATVLNGEAFLETSTLEVGEHKLRVIYNAEPGDSIHSNSTSVDYEVTIVNDSSNSNVSPPTTSIPPVASDNIVGSDGKANADLLIAALKANPNAIIHTASETVYLPANALSSSHALSIYNDTGVSITLPLSTLKLEELTQALGVDVKDLVIRVEMKKQTGEAASTVSNAISDIGANQLADAIDFRVVATAGDKEIVISNFGQLISRTIPLSSEVTAMATAVLYDPVEDKLSFVPSTFTVKDNITTVTLKRDGTSIYTVIQRKPTEFNDMQQHWAKNDVATLSSKLIVEGTENNLFEPSRQITRAEFAALIIRSLGIQPISSPTNTFNDVLSSKWYSGTIAAITKTGLMQGDEKGNFKPDSPITRKEMVAIVVRAMGYAGKSIKLSTAAEADAALAGFTDRADLQWAKVEFASAVKAGLIQGQTATKLEGNAIASRAEAAALIARYLINAGLIN
- a CDS encoding DUF3992 domain-containing protein: MSACTCTSTLSCCGNKTIVQDKVCINWAVVAGGTPTVYSDNISQIISASGYVKLETGAGPLTVTFLENAATVKTITIPTGGSSTFTISKFDTITLSSAADTQGEFCITVRYTL
- a CDS encoding alpha-mannosidase, yielding MFWTEEKLEARVKELASWRYREAQRIEVFRALVDEEGEVGVRPPEGGQWRDMKQGDRWEGRDLYLWLDANVSIPAEWTNRRVVGLFDFGLTGAGNNSGFESLLYLNGVPYQGVDSNHKEVFLPEGAAGTTVRVQFRLWSGLEGGGEPQQQEHRLHRAEIVWLDEATDRFYYMSKAVLQTIKVLSSGIAERTDLLTALDRSFLSIDWSRPGSERFYESISAAEDELRQAIEAIPRNNSSVTVRCIGHTHIDVAWLWRLKHTREKSARSFSTVLRLMELFPEYVFLQTQPQLYEYLKNDYPDIYAALKERVKEGRWEAAGGMWLEADCNLTSGESIVRQLLYGTKFLREEFGTECTYLWLPDVFGYSWALPQILRKSGISTFMTTKISWNQYNRMPHDTFQWRGIDGSKVLTHFITTPEDSDNWWYTYNGDITASSVQGIWDKYRDKEVNRELLLSYGYGDGGGGVNREHLEMRRQLANMPGLPKVETGRADEYFAKLQQTVEQSDRYVHTWDGELYLEYHRGTYTSQAYNKRMNRKLELLSRDAEWLQVCRAALSGDWSNYPQEQLDESWKIILRNQFHDIIPGSSIPEVYHDSREEYEQAKDTLEDCRVQAITALSDKGTVGDDEYVIWNASSWSYNGLVAVENCAKDTAWRDAEGRLLVSEFDGERHWVKVQDVPALGFVTLRREDSLEAETKGVSPFSIRDRAIDTPFYELEWNEKGQLTRLYDRAAGREVLAPGNRANVLQVFEDKPKMFEAWDIDIYYGEKMQEIDGLVSSQVEVGLLRTVVTFVWSYMDSSIRQRMIVYADNRRIDFETEVDWQERQQLLKVAFPVDIRTTEATYDIQFGNVKRPTHWNTSWDYARFETVGHQWVDLSEHGYGVSLLNDCKYGHDIKDGVIRLTLIKSATYPDPGADQGEHLFTYALYPHEGDWREGHTAQAAWQLNQPVYATAGRAPTPKFSLLRLVQGDAMIDAVKRAEDGMGLIVRLHEYKGGRSQIALASDVPIQSWQETDLLERPLETAAQSGPIILDLSPYEIKTIRISLR
- a CDS encoding DUF3992 domain-containing protein — protein: MGCNSSSSALSCCPDKEYVQDKVCSPWSGTGAVAAVDVIVYSNNITQNIVGTGYLQYDTGVGNITLEVLDSAGAVIGTAITLTPGTSVAFTYRRFSAIQVVIPAAATGTFQGEFCITTRYPM
- a CDS encoding S-Ena type endospore appendage, translating into MWDKECCGNFLIQGHQTKSQEIWRAGESICVDLAQISIFNSPSSTSFLEVKITGNEQLSLQVYPGNTSTFTGHNVKTIQVSAKEGDHTYIEGKYCVTTSFRLIEDCCDDE